The proteins below are encoded in one region of Peribacillus muralis:
- the plsY gene encoding glycerol-3-phosphate 1-O-acyltransferase PlsY, protein MLTFIIILSAYLIGSIPSGLIIGKTFYNIDIREHGSKNLGGTNTFRTLGVKAGLTVTIMDILKGTLATSLPFLLGANDLNEMLVGVIAVVGHMFPIFANFRGGKAVATSAGVILGYEPLFFVIAVIIFFISLYFSKYVSLSSMIASLLAFIYSLVFHTGDWALITVIGIFTIFIFYRHRANIKRIIDKTEPKVKWL, encoded by the coding sequence ATGCTTACATTTATCATTATACTGTCTGCTTACTTGATTGGATCGATTCCATCCGGTTTAATTATCGGTAAAACCTTTTACAATATCGACATTCGCGAGCACGGCAGTAAAAACCTTGGCGGTACAAATACCTTCCGGACATTGGGCGTCAAGGCAGGACTTACCGTCACAATCATGGATATACTTAAGGGGACGCTTGCAACATCACTCCCATTTTTGCTTGGAGCCAATGATTTGAACGAGATGCTCGTAGGCGTTATAGCCGTCGTCGGCCATATGTTTCCCATTTTTGCAAACTTCCGGGGCGGGAAAGCGGTTGCGACTTCAGCTGGCGTCATCCTTGGTTATGAACCATTGTTTTTTGTCATTGCCGTTATCATTTTCTTTATATCCCTATACTTTTCCAAATATGTGTCGCTCTCTTCCATGATTGCCTCTCTACTTGCTTTTATCTATAGTTTGGTGTTTCATACAGGTGATTGGGCTCTCATTACAGTGATTGGCATCTTTACTATCTTCATTTTTTACCGGCACCGGGCGAACATTAAACGAATTATTGATAAAACCGAACCAAAAGTCAAATGGTTATAA
- a CDS encoding CoA-binding protein codes for MIENPSRAEMGQMLKKAKRIAVVGLSDNPERTSYMVSKAMQDSGYEIIPVNPSISEVLGVKAVKALKDVEGHVDIVNVFRRSEFLPGIAKEFANIDADIFWAQLGVENEEAYHFLIEKGYTVIMDRCIKVEHALTK; via the coding sequence ATGATAGAAAATCCGAGCAGAGCGGAAATGGGACAAATGCTAAAAAAAGCAAAACGAATCGCTGTAGTCGGATTATCGGATAATCCCGAGCGAACCTCTTATATGGTATCAAAGGCCATGCAGGACAGTGGATATGAAATTATCCCTGTCAACCCTTCCATATCCGAAGTGTTGGGTGTCAAAGCCGTGAAAGCCCTCAAAGATGTTGAAGGCCATGTCGATATCGTCAACGTGTTCCGCCGCTCAGAGTTCCTTCCGGGGATTGCCAAAGAGTTTGCCAACATTGATGCAGATATATTTTGGGCTCAGCTAGGTGTTGAAAATGAGGAAGCTTATCATTTTTTGATCGAAAAAGGTTATACTGTCATCATGGATCGATGCATTAAAGTCGAACACGCCCTTACGAAGTAA